Proteins encoded together in one Sceloporus undulatus isolate JIND9_A2432 ecotype Alabama chromosome 4, SceUnd_v1.1, whole genome shotgun sequence window:
- the TMEM167B gene encoding protein kish-B, which translates to MPACLGCNGTLDYRKDVRYSRGRSEGVVGFKRLGRPGRPPAGAGGQGPGHLVSLVRAWRDSSPSLPCHERCSSGAPLEGNSFPASFPAVYSLDGLLVFGLLFICTCAYFRKVPRLKVWLLSEKRGVWGVFYKAAVIGTRLHAAVAISCIVMAFYVLFIK; encoded by the exons ATGCCGGCCTGTCTCGGCTGCAATGGAACGTTGGACTACCGGAAAGACGTCCGTTACAGCAGAGGAAGGTCCGA GGGTGTTGTCGGCTTCAAACGACTGGGTCGTCCTGGGCGGCCGCCCGCAGGGGCGGGGGGCCAGGGCCCCG gacatctggtctccCTGGTCAGGGCCTGGAGAgactcttctccttcccttccttgccaTGAAAGATGCTCTTCAGGAGCACCGTTGGAAGGTAACTCTTTCCCCGCTTCTTTCCCTGCAGTGTATTCCCTGGATGGGCTGTTGGTCTTCGGTTTGCTCTTCATTTGCACTTGCGCCTATTTCCGGAAGGTCCCACGGCTGAAAGTCTGGCTACTCTCAGAGAAGAGAGGGGTCTGGGGGGTTTTCTACAAAG CGGCAGTGATTGGTACAAGACTCCATGCAGCAGTAGCAATATCCTGCATTGTCATGGCTTTTTATGTCCTTTTCATAAAATGA